A genomic window from Methanobrevibacter sp. TLL-48-HuF1 includes:
- a CDS encoding tripartite tricarboxylate transporter permease — protein MLELVFACFIGISIGTLTGMIPGIHVNTAGAILFASSTFLLGFLSPEFLCVLMVSMSVAHALTEFVPSMLLGVPQEGTATSVLPGHRMVLQGRSKEVIRIVAIGGFGAIVITILMMPVFAITLPFLHELTKPYTWIILLSASVYLTYALTNSKRDFAWSLLLFLLSGILGWTIFQTPISSGVSLMCIFSGLFGISTILFSLNDNSTIPHQNNFYELNIDLNKFKSIFAGGITGAILGFLPGFGPAQGTVIAQAASGTNDNSEDDTVNFLLATSGLNISDCLFSLMAIYIIGNPRSGIAVYMSYLISDMSINHLMIFIFASLIAVSISLVLCLKLGDSFSKLMGGVDYRKLSVAVIILQIGILYIFTLYYKAPIFYMVLALITSTALGMLPHYIGVGKSHLMGVLIIPAIVIYMQMFI, from the coding sequence ATGTTAGAATTAGTATTTGCTTGTTTTATAGGAATTTCAATTGGAACTTTAACTGGAATGATTCCGGGGATTCATGTCAATACTGCCGGCGCAATACTGTTTGCATCATCTACATTTCTTTTAGGGTTTCTATCTCCGGAATTTTTATGTGTTTTAATGGTATCAATGTCTGTAGCTCATGCATTAACTGAATTTGTACCTTCAATGCTTTTAGGAGTTCCACAGGAAGGAACTGCAACATCTGTTCTTCCCGGCCATAGAATGGTTTTGCAGGGAAGGTCAAAGGAAGTTATAAGAATAGTGGCTATTGGGGGATTTGGGGCAATTGTAATTACAATTTTGATGATGCCTGTTTTTGCAATAACCTTGCCTTTTTTACATGAGCTTACAAAGCCATACACTTGGATTATTCTGCTCTCAGCTTCAGTTTATTTAACTTATGCACTTACGAACTCAAAAAGAGACTTTGCATGGTCATTACTCCTGTTTTTACTTTCAGGAATTTTGGGATGGACTATTTTTCAGACTCCAATTTCATCAGGTGTTTCCTTGATGTGTATTTTTTCAGGATTATTTGGAATAAGTACTATTTTATTTAGTTTAAATGATAATTCAACTATTCCTCATCAGAACAATTTTTATGAGCTAAACATAGATTTAAATAAATTTAAAAGCATTTTTGCCGGAGGAATTACAGGAGCTATTTTGGGATTCCTTCCGGGTTTCGGTCCTGCTCAGGGAACTGTAATAGCTCAGGCAGCCAGCGGTACAAATGATAATTCTGAAGATGATACAGTTAATTTTTTACTGGCTACTTCAGGTTTGAATATTTCAGATTGTCTTTTTTCTTTAATGGCAATTTATATAATTGGAAATCCCAGAAGCGGCATTGCAGTTTATATGTCTTATTTAATTTCAGACATGTCCATTAACCATCTGATGATCTTTATTTTTGCATCATTAATAGCAGTTTCAATATCTTTGGTTCTATGTTTAAAATTAGGTGATTCTTTTTCAAAGTTAATGGGTGGAGTTGATTATCGTAAATTATCAGTAGCTGTGATTATTTTACAAATTGGGATTTTATACATTTTCACATTATATTATAAAGCCCCGATTTTTTATATGGTGCTGGCTTTAATTACATCAACTGCTCTTGGAATGCTGCCTCATTATATTGGAGTTGGAAAATCTCATCTGATGGGAGTTTTAATAATTCCAGCTATTGTAATTTATATGCAAATGTTTATTTAG
- a CDS encoding MarR family winged helix-turn-helix transcriptional regulator produces the protein MYTTDDLIRLSPHMICHIISLHSFHDIFINQYLKEFDINKNQYYMLMHIFYNDSSTQSDIATACFMDRSGVSRAFGELEEKGILTRTYTEENKRAYKIDLTEKGRVWGKFFRDKEAEWENEIANEIEMSRGELLVTLERLALKALEFDRQNVDNFKY, from the coding sequence ATGTATACAACAGATGATCTTATTAGATTAAGTCCCCATATGATTTGTCATATAATAAGCCTGCATTCTTTCCATGATATTTTTATTAATCAGTATCTCAAAGAATTTGATATTAATAAAAATCAGTATTATATGCTGATGCATATCTTTTATAATGATAGTTCAACCCAGTCAGATATTGCAACAGCCTGTTTTATGGACAGGTCTGGAGTTTCAAGGGCATTTGGTGAACTTGAAGAAAAGGGAATTCTGACCAGAACTTATACTGAAGAAAATAAAAGAGCTTATAAAATTGACCTCACTGAAAAAGGAAGAGTATGGGGTAAATTTTTCCGTGATAAAGAAGCAGAATGGGAAAATGAAATTGCAAATGAAATAGAAATGTCTAGGGGAGAGCTGCTTGTAACATTAGAGAGATTAGCTTTAAAGGCATTGGAATTTGACAGACAAAATGTTGATAATTTCAAATATTAA
- a CDS encoding elongation factor 1-beta translates to MGEVVATLKIMPESPDVDLEALKVAIQAAMPAEAEFHKIEEEPIAFGLVALNLIFIIEDGEGGTESTEEAMAQLADVASVEITDTRRLM, encoded by the coding sequence ATGGGTGAAGTTGTAGCAACTTTAAAAATCATGCCAGAAAGTCCTGATGTAGATTTAGAAGCTTTAAAAGTAGCTATTCAAGCAGCTATGCCTGCTGAAGCAGAATTCCACAAAATTGAAGAAGAACCAATTGCATTTGGTTTAGTTGCATTAAACCTCATTTTCATTATTGAAGATGGTGAAGGTGGAACAGAATCTACTGAAGAAGCTATGGCACAATTAGCTGATGTAGCTAGTGTAGAAATTACTGATACTAGAAGATTAATGTAA
- a CDS encoding zinc finger domain-containing protein, with product MKEVECISCKQEIPLTGPFVEFECPVCGAKIARCEKCRTFGHAYKCECGFEGP from the coding sequence ATGAAAGAAGTAGAATGTATTTCATGTAAACAAGAAATTCCATTAACCGGACCTTTCGTTGAATTTGAATGTCCTGTTTGTGGAGCAAAAATAGCAAGATGTGAAAAATGCCGTACTTTCGGTCATGCTTATAAATGTGAATGTGGTTTTGAAGGACCATAA
- a CDS encoding delta 1-pyrroline-5-carboxylate synthetase — protein MKQVVKIGGSLFPKDAITLAKKLENTNSLIILGGGEFANLIRKYDSYYHFSDETSHNTAIECMDILSKLVNDKVNSTKLAYTIDEAEEISDKGFTPIFSVSEFLEKEDPFECSWDVTSDSIAAYVAHSLNAKLLIVTNVNGIYTREPNEEGSEFINVIDAKKLLTFDETSIDLMLPSLLLKFGADCFVVNGKYPERVLSLIDDNIDNYNFDYTQIIGD, from the coding sequence ATCAAACAAGTTGTTAAAATTGGGGGAAGTTTATTTCCAAAAGATGCAATAACTCTGGCTAAAAAACTGGAAAATACAAATTCTTTAATTATTTTAGGTGGGGGAGAATTTGCTAATTTGATAAGAAAATATGATTCATACTATCATTTTTCTGATGAAACTAGTCATAATACTGCGATTGAATGTATGGATATTTTATCTAAATTAGTCAATGATAAGGTAAACTCTACAAAATTGGCATATACTATTGATGAAGCTGAAGAAATTTCAGATAAGGGATTTACTCCTATTTTCAGTGTTTCTGAATTTTTAGAAAAAGAAGATCCTTTTGAATGTTCATGGGATGTAACTTCCGATTCAATTGCAGCTTATGTTGCACACTCTTTAAATGCAAAGCTTTTAATAGTAACAAATGTAAATGGTATATATACCCGAGAACCTAATGAAGAAGGTTCGGAATTTATTAATGTCATTGATGCAAAAAAACTACTGACTTTTGATGAAACATCAATAGACTTAATGTTGCCTTCTCTTTTACTTAAATTCGGGGCTGATTGTTTTGTTGTAAATGGAAAGTACCCTGAACGGGTGTTATCTCTTATTGATGATAATATAGATAATTATAATTTCGATTACACACAAATAATAGGTGATTAG
- the pth2 gene encoding aminoacyl-tRNA hydrolase, producing the protein MKQVMVVRRDLKMGKGKIAAQCCHGSIGSYKKTDSKIIKKWETDGYAKVVCKVDSLEELLNLKKEADKNNVSNYLVVDAGRTQLPTSTTTVLGIGPDEDEIMDKITGDLKLL; encoded by the coding sequence ATGAAACAGGTGATGGTTGTAAGAAGAGATTTAAAAATGGGGAAAGGAAAAATTGCAGCTCAATGCTGTCATGGTTCTATAGGTTCCTATAAAAAAACAGATTCTAAAATAATTAAAAAATGGGAAACAGATGGTTATGCTAAGGTTGTTTGTAAAGTTGATTCTTTAGAAGAATTGCTGAACCTTAAAAAAGAAGCGGATAAAAACAATGTTTCCAATTATCTGGTAGTTGATGCTGGAAGGACTCAGTTACCTACATCAACTACAACAGTTTTGGGTATTGGGCCTGATGAGGATGAAATAATGGACAAGATAACTGGGGATTTAAAACTTTTGTGA
- a CDS encoding ribosome biogenesis/translation initiation ATPase RLI, whose amino-acid sequence MSRISILDKDKCQPKKCNFVCIDYCPGVRMDEDTIIIDENTNKPLISEELCEGCGICTNRCPFDAISIINLPEAIGEPIHRFGQNQFELFGLPSLTEGSVLGLLGPNGIGKSTIMNILSGTLIPNLGDYENPQNNWDKVIEHYKGSALQNYFTKLAAGEIKAILKPQMVDQLPKVVKGKVSDLLTNVDERGKLDYVCDELDLHNVLDREMKNLSGGELQRVAIAATVLREGDFYYFDEPTSWLDVSQRLNAVKVIRSLAQDGKSVLVIEHDLATLDALSDNIHVLFGEPGGYGVVSGRKGVRIGINAYINGFLAEENVRIRKNPIEFTIRPPTPEDEGESLSSYSDLSKDYGGFKLTADAGEIFHDEIVTAFGSNGIGKTTFAKMLAGVEEPTSGEVDTEVTIAYKPQYIVSDFEGTVSDFLYMNAPSFGSNIFKSEIMDPFKLEDMLEKEVKKLSGGELQRLAIAATLSKDAEIYLFDEPTAFLDVEQRLIAARVIRKMVESRNAASLIVDHDIVFIDYISDRAMVFNGTPGLEGHASKPTDLRSSMNEFLGNLNITFRRDKETKRPRVNKLDSYLDREQKEKGEYYYLSD is encoded by the coding sequence ATGAGTCGTATTTCTATATTAGACAAAGACAAATGTCAACCCAAGAAATGTAATTTTGTTTGTATTGATTACTGCCCAGGAGTTAGAATGGATGAAGATACTATCATCATTGATGAAAACACTAACAAGCCATTAATTTCTGAAGAATTATGTGAAGGATGTGGTATTTGTACAAACAGATGTCCATTTGATGCTATTTCAATTATTAACTTGCCTGAAGCTATAGGAGAACCAATTCATAGATTCGGACAAAACCAATTTGAATTATTCGGACTCCCCAGTTTAACTGAAGGCAGCGTATTAGGTTTGCTTGGTCCAAATGGAATCGGTAAGTCAACAATAATGAACATACTATCTGGAACTTTAATTCCAAACTTAGGAGATTATGAAAACCCCCAGAATAATTGGGATAAAGTAATTGAACATTATAAAGGTTCAGCTCTTCAAAACTACTTTACAAAATTAGCTGCTGGAGAAATAAAAGCTATTTTAAAACCTCAAATGGTAGATCAGCTTCCCAAAGTTGTAAAAGGAAAAGTAAGTGATTTGCTTACAAACGTTGATGAAAGAGGAAAATTAGATTATGTTTGTGATGAATTAGATCTTCATAATGTTTTAGACCGTGAAATGAAAAACTTAAGTGGTGGGGAACTCCAAAGAGTAGCTATAGCTGCAACTGTTTTAAGAGAAGGAGACTTCTATTACTTCGATGAACCTACATCATGGCTGGATGTTTCACAAAGATTAAATGCAGTAAAAGTAATTCGTTCACTTGCCCAAGACGGTAAAAGTGTTTTAGTTATTGAACACGATCTAGCTACTTTAGATGCATTATCTGACAATATACATGTTTTATTTGGTGAACCTGGAGGATATGGTGTTGTATCAGGTAGAAAAGGTGTTAGAATTGGAATTAATGCATACATAAATGGATTTTTAGCTGAAGAAAATGTAAGAATAAGAAAAAACCCTATTGAATTTACAATCAGACCACCAACTCCCGAAGATGAAGGGGAGTCATTATCCAGCTATTCCGATTTAAGTAAGGATTATGGAGGGTTTAAGTTAACTGCAGATGCTGGAGAAATTTTCCATGACGAAATTGTAACTGCATTCGGTTCAAACGGTATCGGAAAAACCACATTTGCCAAAATGCTGGCTGGAGTGGAAGAACCAACAAGTGGAGAAGTAGATACAGAAGTTACAATAGCATACAAACCACAATATATAGTTTCTGATTTTGAAGGAACTGTCAGCGACTTTTTATACATGAATGCACCAAGTTTCGGAAGCAATATCTTTAAAAGTGAGATTATGGATCCTTTTAAATTAGAAGATATGCTTGAAAAGGAAGTTAAAAAGTTAAGTGGAGGAGAACTTCAAAGACTTGCAATAGCTGCAACACTTTCAAAAGATGCTGAAATTTATCTTTTCGATGAACCTACTGCATTTTTAGATGTAGAACAAAGACTGATAGCTGCAAGAGTCATTAGAAAGATGGTAGAAAGCAGAAATGCAGCATCACTTATTGTAGACCACGATATTGTATTTATCGATTATATATCAGACAGGGCAATGGTATTTAACGGTACTCCGGGTTTAGAAGGACATGCATCCAAACCAACAGATTTAAGAAGTTCCATGAACGAATTTTTAGGAAATCTGAATATTACATTCAGAAGAGATAAAGAAACAAAAAGACCAAGAGTCAATAAATTAGACAGCTATCTTGATCGTGAACAAAAAGAAAAAGGAGAATATTACTACTTATCAGATTAA
- a CDS encoding putative zinc-binding protein — translation MSDKIALVSCSGLSPLGLVVRAATVELALDNENIVAACITEYSAQPNQCSPILEGAKVVSITGCTDDCVSTILKEKDIDIMRNIDAESVVKENDLNPNDSVRLDDDGEKAVKALKDYILKELENI, via the coding sequence ATGAGTGATAAAATAGCATTAGTGTCATGTAGTGGATTAAGTCCCCTTGGTTTGGTAGTAAGAGCTGCTACGGTGGAATTAGCTCTGGATAATGAAAATATTGTTGCAGCATGCATAACTGAATATTCTGCACAACCAAATCAATGCAGTCCTATTCTGGAAGGTGCAAAAGTAGTATCAATAACAGGATGTACGGATGATTGTGTTTCAACTATTCTAAAAGAAAAAGACATTGATATAATGAGGAATATTGATGCTGAGTCAGTTGTCAAAGAAAATGATTTGAATCCTAATGATTCAGTCAGGTTAGATGATGATGGTGAAAAAGCCGTTAAGGCTTTAAAAGATTATATTTTAAAAGAATTGGAGAATATTTAA
- a CDS encoding DUF362 domain-containing protein yields the protein MCFEITDEDFRFKYHHPLPDFYKVSNPANPKTQIDNSILKDLENLAIENNCAGISYSKLSDEFREEWNIDFDNVIIFKYLMSPEILEMEPSKLKCKLTDDEFQEIGRKMYGFADFLRKKGFAAELLNPLDDEISLRAIAMQSNDAVITRSNMCLFKEGLNIGFFMIHTSIENLPFKKENDMCWVGEFCKTCGKCIRKCPENAFDENELVLKKVCTAHREGCSQCMLVCPFYKKGYIKIKQKYDKRVAKKRG from the coding sequence ATGTGTTTCGAAATTACGGATGAAGATTTTAGATTTAAATATCATCATCCGCTACCTGATTTTTATAAAGTTTCAAATCCTGCAAATCCCAAAACCCAAATTGATAATTCTATTTTAAAAGATTTGGAAAACTTAGCTATTGAAAATAATTGTGCAGGCATTAGCTATTCTAAATTAAGTGATGAATTTAGGGAAGAATGGAATATTGATTTTGACAATGTTATTATTTTTAAATATCTGATGTCTCCTGAAATTTTGGAAATGGAACCCTCAAAACTAAAATGTAAACTTACAGATGATGAATTTCAGGAAATCGGCCGTAAGATGTATGGGTTTGCTGATTTTTTAAGGAAAAAAGGATTTGCTGCAGAGTTGCTTAATCCGTTAGATGATGAAATCAGTTTAAGGGCAATAGCTATGCAGTCAAATGATGCGGTTATTACAAGAAGCAATATGTGTCTTTTTAAAGAGGGTTTAAATATCGGATTTTTTATGATTCACACATCAATTGAAAATTTGCCTTTCAAAAAAGAAAATGACATGTGCTGGGTTGGAGAATTTTGTAAAACCTGCGGAAAATGTATCAGAAAATGCCCTGAAAATGCATTTGATGAAAATGAGCTGGTACTGAAAAAAGTTTGCACTGCTCATAGGGAAGGATGCAGTCAGTGTATGCTGGTTTGTCCATTTTATAAAAAAGGTTATATTAAAATAAAGCAAAAATATGATAAAAGAGTAGCTAAAAAGAGAGGTTGA
- a CDS encoding pyridoxal phosphate-dependent aminotransferase — protein MKNNLSSHGEDSIKHPKKKFEKVVRVPPEGYDSSNDFFEDVFMDKDMIWMGQNTNHLHGDIIADAMASCAKAKEYCKYPPPEGFSELKQLILDDLGFENSDILLTAGATESLYLCMQALLGPQDNVVMSDPGYLIIGNFANRFAGEVRYVPVYNEECGYKLTPELLRENMDENTKMVVLIDPLNPLGSGYTEEEIKEFAEIAIENDIYLLDDVTYKDFARNHYLAANYAPEQTLTIYSFSKIFGMAGVRIGAVVSTSDIIDVLKNAVVNDLGVNIIAQYGAIAGLKSKSEWEDKIKSITFNNQKLIKEVVDEIDGVFLPVYPSEANMMAIDLSGAGISPKDMSNYLLKRKIFTREGEYTSNLFGDNYLRISYSIPEEQVKVFCEEFPKAVEALRK, from the coding sequence ATGAAAAATAATTTAAGCAGTCATGGGGAAGACAGTATAAAACATCCTAAAAAGAAATTTGAAAAGGTTGTAAGAGTTCCCCCTGAAGGATATGATTCTTCAAATGATTTTTTTGAAGATGTATTCATGGATAAAGATATGATTTGGATGGGTCAAAACACAAATCATTTGCATGGTGATATTATAGCTGATGCTATGGCTAGTTGCGCTAAAGCTAAAGAATACTGTAAATATCCTCCTCCAGAAGGATTTTCAGAGCTTAAGCAATTAATTTTAGATGATTTAGGTTTTGAAAATTCAGATATTTTATTAACTGCCGGAGCTACTGAATCATTATACCTTTGTATGCAGGCATTATTGGGACCGCAGGATAATGTAGTCATGTCTGATCCGGGTTATTTAATTATCGGAAACTTTGCAAACAGATTTGCAGGTGAAGTAAGGTATGTGCCTGTTTATAATGAGGAATGCGGTTATAAATTAACTCCTGAACTTCTTCGTGAAAATATGGATGAAAACACCAAAATGGTAGTTTTAATCGATCCGTTAAATCCGTTAGGTTCAGGTTATACTGAAGAAGAAATAAAAGAGTTTGCTGAAATAGCTATTGAAAATGATATTTATCTTTTAGATGATGTAACCTACAAGGATTTTGCAAGAAATCATTATCTGGCTGCAAATTATGCTCCTGAACAAACATTGACTATTTACAGCTTTTCAAAAATATTTGGAATGGCTGGTGTTAGGATTGGAGCAGTTGTTTCAACTTCAGATATCATTGATGTTTTAAAAAATGCTGTTGTCAATGATTTGGGAGTTAATATAATTGCTCAGTATGGCGCAATTGCCGGTTTAAAATCCAAAAGCGAATGGGAAGATAAAATAAAATCAATCACTTTCAATAATCAAAAATTAATTAAGGAAGTTGTTGATGAGATTGATGGTGTATTTTTACCGGTTTATCCGTCTGAAGCTAATATGATGGCAATTGATTTATCTGGTGCAGGTATAAGTCCAAAAGACATGTCAAATTACTTACTTAAAAGAAAAATATTCACAAGGGAAGGAGAATACACCAGTAATTTATTTGGTGATAATTATTTACGTATAAGTTATTCCATTCCTGAGGAGCAAGTAAAAGTATTCTGTGAAGAATTCCCTAAAGCTGTTGAAGCATTAAGGAAATAA
- the radB gene encoding DNA repair and recombination protein RadB: MKVLANFEDNHKIPTNSAIDNLLNGGVEKGTITQIFGPPGSGKSNIALVLAVNVAKQGKKVVYVDTEGGISINRIKQIAGEDFSKIVNNIIVFEPTSFLEQNENLKTIELWIRKHHDDVDLCVLDSAVALYRVDDMKSSRLNKELGKQMGILAKIARNYDVAVVLTNQIYSSFDDDNKDAVKAVGGTILQYWSKTIIQLERNEEFNKRIATLKRHRSIGEGKQVTFKIVERGII; the protein is encoded by the coding sequence ATGAAAGTCTTAGCTAATTTTGAGGATAATCATAAAATCCCAACTAATTCTGCCATTGATAATTTATTAAATGGTGGTGTGGAAAAAGGAACTATTACTCAAATATTCGGACCACCAGGATCTGGTAAAAGTAATATTGCTTTAGTATTGGCAGTTAATGTAGCTAAACAGGGTAAAAAAGTTGTTTATGTTGATACTGAAGGTGGAATTTCAATTAACAGGATTAAACAAATAGCTGGGGAAGATTTTTCCAAAATAGTTAATAATATTATTGTTTTTGAACCGACTTCATTTTTAGAGCAAAATGAAAATCTTAAAACTATTGAGCTTTGGATTAGAAAACATCATGATGATGTTGATTTATGTGTTTTGGATTCTGCTGTTGCTCTTTATCGTGTTGATGATATGAAATCTTCAAGGCTTAATAAGGAATTAGGTAAACAGATGGGTATTTTAGCTAAAATAGCTCGTAATTATGATGTTGCAGTTGTATTGACTAATCAAATTTACAGCTCTTTTGATGATGATAACAAGGATGCTGTTAAAGCAGTTGGTGGAACTATTTTACAGTACTGGAGCAAAACCATAATTCAACTGGAGCGAAATGAAGAGTTCAATAAAAGAATAGCTACTTTAAAAAGACATAGAAGTATTGGTGAAGGTAAACAGGTTACTTTTAAAATAGTGGAAAGAGGAATTATTTAA
- a CDS encoding L-threonylcarbamoyladenylate synthase, whose amino-acid sequence MKILKTNQNEVDKKVIDEAVKVLADGGVILYPTDTVYGLGANIFNRKAVKKVYNIKKRSYLKPVSLLVSSKDAIPLVSKASLNQLNFIDKYLPGPYTFILKKSKIVPRHLTSGSVNVGVRVPKSEIACSLAKIFPITTTSANLSNKDTLDTPEEILKQLGCEVDLIIDVGPLKSGNPSTIIDLTGEEPVFVKR is encoded by the coding sequence ATGAAAATATTAAAAACTAATCAGAATGAAGTAGATAAAAAGGTTATTGATGAAGCTGTAAAAGTTTTAGCTGACGGTGGGGTTATTTTATATCCTACAGATACTGTTTACGGTTTGGGAGCTAATATTTTCAATAGAAAAGCGGTTAAAAAAGTTTATAATATTAAAAAAAGAAGCTATTTAAAACCAGTTTCTCTTTTAGTTTCTTCTAAAGATGCAATTCCTTTAGTTTCTAAGGCTTCTCTGAATCAGCTTAATTTTATAGATAAATACTTGCCTGGACCTTATACATTTATTTTAAAAAAGTCAAAAATTGTTCCAAGACATTTAACCAGCGGGTCTGTTAATGTTGGCGTTCGTGTTCCTAAAAGTGAGATTGCATGTAGCTTAGCTAAAATTTTTCCGATAACGACTACCAGCGCTAATCTGTCAAATAAAGATACATTAGACACTCCTGAAGAAATATTAAAACAATTGGGCTGTGAGGTTGATTTGATTATTGATGTTGGTCCTTTAAAATCTGGAAATCCATCAACAATTATTGATTTGACTGGTGAGGAACCTGTTTTTGTTAAAAGGTAA